TCGCGCAGATGAAGAAGGACGCCATCTTCATCAACACCTCCCGCGGCTACTGCGTCAACGAGTCGGAGCTCACCGAGGCGCTGGAAAACGACGTCATCTCGGGCGCGGTCCTCGACGTGTTCGAGGACGAACCCCTGTCCATGGACAGCCCGCTCCGGAAGCTCGGCGATAAGGTGATCATGTCGCCCCACATGGTTTCTTCCAACAAGGGCAGCGGACTCCACCCCGGCGTGGTGTGGGCCACCAGCTCGGTCCTGACCGCCTTGCGCGGCGAGGTGCCCGACAACGTCTACAACAAGGAGGTCATCGAGCAGTGGAAGAGCCGCTTCGGCGGCAAGAGTCTGCTGTGACCCATGTCGGCGCGCTTTCCGACGCGGAACTGCAGGCGCTCCACGCCTACTGGCGAGCCGCTAACTACCTGTCCGTCGGGCAGATCTATCTGCTCGACAACCCCTTGCTGAAGGAGCCGCTGGCCGCTGCCCACATCAAGCCGCGGCTCCTGGGCCACTGGGGCACCACCCCCGGGCTGAACTTCATCTACACGCACCTCAACCGCGTGATCCGGGCGCAGGACCTGAACGTCATCTACGTCGCCGGCCCGGGCCACGGCGGCCCCGGGCTCGTGGCCAACACCTGGCTGGAGGGAACCTACAGCGAGGTCTATCCCGACGTGTCCCGGGACGAGGCAGGGATGCGGCTGCTGTTCAAGCAGTTCTCGTTTCCCGGCGGCATCCCCAGCCACGTGGCCCCCGAGACCCCGGGCTCCATCCACGAGGGAGGCGAGTTGGGCTACGCGGTTTCCCACGCCTACGGCGCGGCCCTGGACAACCCGGACCTGATCGTCGCCTGCGTGGTGGGCGACGGCGAGGCCGAGACCGGCCCGCTGGCGGCGGCTTGGCACTCCAACAAGTTCCTCAATCCCGCGCGGGACGGCGCGGTGCTGCCCATCCTCCATCTGAACGGCTACAAGATCGCGAATCCCACGATCCTTTCGCGCATCGGCCACGACGAGCTGGAGAGCCTGTTCGTGGGCTACGGCTACGAGCCGTACTTTGTGGAGGGCTCGGACCCACCCGAGATGCACCGGCTCATGGCCGAGACTCTGGACGCGGTCACGAGCCGGATCAGCGCCATCCAGCAAGAGGCGCGTGGCGCCGGCGTCACAACCCGTCCGCGCTGGCCCATGATCATCCTGCGTACCCCGAAGGGCTGGACCGGCCCGAAAGAAGTGGACGGGCTCAAGACCGAGGGCTCTTGGCGCTCCCACCAGGTGCCCCTGGCGGAGCTGACGGTCAAGCCGGACCACTTGAGGCTGCTTGAGGAATGGATGAAGAGCTACCACCCGGAGGAGCTTTTCGACGAGGCCGGACGGCTCGTGCCGGAGCTGGCGGCGCTCGCCCCCGAGGGGACGCGGCGCATGGGGGCCAATCCCCATGCCAATGGCGGCCTGTTGCTTCGGGACCTGAAGATGCCGGACTTCCGCGACTACGCCCTGGAGGTGGCGCGGCCCGGCGCTGCCGTGGGAGAGGCGACCCGCGTCATGGGGCGTTTCCTCCGGGACGTCATGGAACGCAACCTGGAGAGCCGGAACTTCCGCGTGTTCGGTCCGGAC
This Deltaproteobacteria bacterium DNA region includes the following protein-coding sequences:
- a CDS encoding phosphoketolase family protein, encoding MEEPLRRQESAVTHVGALSDAELQALHAYWRAANYLSVGQIYLLDNPLLKEPLAAAHIKPRLLGHWGTTPGLNFIYTHLNRVIRAQDLNVIYVAGPGHGGPGLVANTWLEGTYSEVYPDVSRDEAGMRLLFKQFSFPGGIPSHVAPETPGSIHEGGELGYAVSHAYGAALDNPDLIVACVVGDGEAETGPLAAAWHSNKFLNPARDGAVLPILHLNGYKIANPTILSRIGHDELESLFVGYGYEPYFVEGSDPPEMHRLMAETLDAVTSRISAIQQEARGAGVTTRPRWPMIILRTPKGWTGPKEVDGLKTEGSWRSHQVPLAELTVKPDHLRLLEEWMKSYHPEELFDEAGRLVPELAALAPEGTRRMGANPHANGGLLLRDLKMPDFRDYALEVARPGAAVGEATRVMGRFLRDVMERNLESRNFRVFGPDETASNRLGAVFEVTDRAWMADTIPGDDHLSPDGRVMEILSEHTCQGWLEGYLLTGRHGIFSTYEAFVHVVDSMFNQHAKWLKTTRGHIPWRRPIASLNYLLSSHVWRQDHNGFSHQDPGFIDHVVNKKADVIRVYFPPDANTLLSVTDHCLRSRDYVNVIVAGKQPEPQWLDMDAAVKHCSAGIGIWGWASTDEGAEPDVVMACCGDVPTIETLAAVDLLRAHVPDLKVRVVNVVDLMKLQHAEDHPHGLGDREFDVLFTTDRPVIFAYHGYPYLIHRLTYRRTNHGNLHVHGYKEEGTTTTPFDMTVLNELDRFHLVEAVVDRVPRLGNIAAYAKQAVRDRLIDHRQHIARYGEDLPEIRNWTWSR